A single window of Eucalyptus grandis isolate ANBG69807.140 chromosome 1, ASM1654582v1, whole genome shotgun sequence DNA harbors:
- the LOC120285914 gene encoding purple acid phosphatase 22-like: MRVTWVTDDHEAPSTVEYGMSPGQYNAVARGENTSYTFFFYSSGKIHHVKIGPLKPGTTYYYRCGGCGPEFSFKTPPSTFPIEFVVVGDLGQTEWTKSTLAHVESKDYDVFLLPGDLSYADFQQPLWDSFGRLVEPTASRRPWMVNEGNHEIEMIPIIYPHGFKAYNARWLMPYEESGSESNLYYSFDAAGGSIHIIMLGSYTEFDSDSAQYKWLKQDLAKIDRKMTPWVIVLLHAPWYNTNTAHQGEGESMRKAMEELLYGARVDIVFAGHVHAYERFTRIYNNKADSCGPVYVTIGDGGNREGLAMSYKNPRSPLSMFREASFGHGRLRVLNHTHVHWSWHRNNETDSVIADEVWLDSLSASSTCMGQQPSSLRDEL, translated from the exons CTTCGACCGTGGAGTATGGCATGTCTCCGGGACAATACAACGCCGTGGCAAGAGGAGAGAATACTTCCTACACGTTCTTTTTCTACTCCTCCGGCAAAATCCACCACGTCAAGATCGGGCCGCTAAAGCCAGGGACGACCTATTACTACCGCTGTGGTGGTTGCGGCCCGGAGTTCTCCTTCAAAACGCCGCCTTCCACCTTCCCCATCGAATTCGTGGTGGTTG GTGACCTTGGGCAAACGGAATGGACCAAGTCGACCCTAGCGCACGTCGAGAGCAAGGACTACGATGTCTTCCTACTCCCAGGTGACCTCTCCTACGCCGACTTCCAGCAGCCACTGTGGGACTCCTTTGGCCGCCTAGTTGAGCCGACCGCAAGCCGCCGACCATGGATGGTGAACGAGGGCAACCACGAGATTGAGATGATCCCCATCATCTACCCCCACGGGTTCAAGGCTTACAATGCCCGGTGGCTCATGCCCTACGAGGAAAGCGGATCTGAATCCAACCTCTATTACTCCTTCGACGCTGCAGGCGGCAGCATCCACATCATCATGCTGGGGTCCTACACCGAGTTCGACTCCGACTCAGCTCAGTACAAGTGGCTTAAACAGGACCTGGCCAAGATCGATCGCAAGATGACGCCGTGGGTGATTGTGCTACTGCATGCGCCATGGTACAATACAAATACGGCCCATCAAGGGGAAGGTGAGAGCATGAGGAAGGCGATGGAAGAATTGTTGTATGGCGCACGGGTTGACATCGTCTTTGCTGGCCATGTTCATGCCTATGAACGATTT ACTAGAATCTACAACAATAAGGCTGACTCCTGTGGACCTGTGTACGTGACAATTGGAGATGGAGGGAATAGAGAAGGTCTTGCAATGTC GTACAAGAACCCACGTTCGCCTCTGTCGATGTTTAGGGAGGCGAGCTTTGGACACGGAAGACTGAGGGTGCTCAACCATACGCATGTGCACTGGTCATGGCACCGCAACAACGAGACCGACTCCGTGATCGCCGACGAGGTTTGGCTAGATAGCCTGAGCGCCTCAAGTACTTGCATGGGACAACAACCATCTTCACTCAGGGATGAACTTTGA
- the LOC104438214 gene encoding solute carrier family 35 member F2, translating to MNCFDAVSSWWRSQGTWRMVYLLFLGQLVSFVMALMSFSSSLIADLGVDAPLTQMFFAYLALALVFGSILIYRRRRLLVSWYWYLLLGMIDVQGNYLVNEAYQYSSITSVTLLDCWTIAWVLVLTWVFIGTRYSLLQLFGAALCVLGLGLVLLSDAGVAGGGGSKPLLGDILVIAGTVFYALSNVGEEFCVKKKDLVEVVSMIGLYGTLVSVVEISIFERESIESITWSTELVLAFVGYTLSTFAFYSVAPTVLKMSGAAMFNLSLLTSDMWAVVVRIFIYQQQVDWLYYLAFAIVVVGLVIYSNNEKGPEVVHATEDGNVAHYQVLSNGSAVSPEESSPS from the exons ATGAACTGTTTCGATGCCGTGAGCAGCTGGTGGAGAAGCCAGGGGACGTGGCGAATGGTCTACCTCCTCTTCCTGGGTCAGCTCGTCTCTTTCGTCATGGCACTCATgagcttctcttcttctctgatAGCTGATCTCG GTGTGGATGCGCCTCTCACTCAGATGTTCTTTGCTTATTTAGCTCTGGCTCTGGTTTTTGGAAGCATCTTGATTTACAGGCGACGCAGGCTTCTG GTTTCGTGGTACTGGTATCTACTTTTGGGAATGATTGACGTTCAGGGAAATTATTTGG TTAACGAGGCATACCAGTACTCATCGATTACTAGTGTGACACTTTTGGATTGCTGGACAATAGCGTGGGTCCTAGTCCTGACCTGGGTGTTTATAGGAACTCGGTATTCGCTGTTGCAGTTGTTTGGAGCCGCATTGTGTGTTCTAGGCCTTGGCTTAGTGCTTCTGTCCGACGCTGGAGTGGCAGGAGGAG GTGGTTCAAAACCTCTTTTGGGAGACATACTTGTTATTGCCGGGACTGTCTTCTATGCCTTAAGCAATGTCGGGGAG GAATTCTGCGTAAAGAAAAAGGATCTAGTGGAAGTAGTGTCCATGATTGGCCTTTATGGAACACTAGTCAGTGTAGTTGAGAT ATCCATATTTGAAAGGGAGAGCATTGAATCCATCACGTGGTCTACAGAACTT GTACTAGCTTTTGTTGGTTATACTCTGTCAACCTTTGCATTCTACTCAGTTGCTCCTACGGTCCTGAAG ATGAGTGGAGCTGCAATGTTCAATCTCTCTCTACTCACATCTGATATGTGGGCAGTTGTCGTACGCATCTTCATCTATCAGCAGCAG GTTGACTGGCTATACTATCTTGCTTTCGCCATCGTGGTAGTTGGCTTGGTCATTTACTCCAACAA CGAGAAGGGACCTGAAGTTGTACATGCCACTGAGGATGGAAACGTGGCTCATTATCAAGTGCTTAGCAATGGAAGTGCAGTTTCCCCTGAGGAATCTTCACCCTCGTGA
- the LOC104438241 gene encoding pentatricopeptide repeat-containing protein At1g71460, chloroplastic has protein sequence MQVTSLSLPPLRFQVVQSKIKDKSRKHKSDHSSSYGVSRKSPKGTLPVKRGRNTIKPFSEEDVFPSSLPLHTRNPHAIYKDIQRFARQNKLKEALTILDYMDQQGIPINVTTFSSLIATCVRSKSLAEGKQIHAHIRINGLDSNEFLRTKLVNMYTSCGSIEDAKMIFDTCSSKTVYPYNALIRGAVISGRRRYLDVISTFSEMREIGVECNEYTFSSMIKSFAGASALRQGLRTHALLIKNGFIDSSLLRTSLIDMYFKCGKVKLARQVFEEIDERDVVVWGAMIAGFAHNRLQMEAIEYTKIMIREGITPNSVILTTILPVIGVLQARLLGQEVHAYVLKTRSYSKQLFIQSGLIDMYCKCGDMGSGRQVFYGSPERNAVSWTALMSGYISNGRLEQALRSIVWMQQEGCRPDIVTIATVLPVCAQLKNLKHGKEIHAYAAKNGFVNNVSVTTSLIVMYSKCGILNYSFKLFEGMPQRNVISWTAMIDSCAESGFLYEALDVFRAMQLSKHRPDSVALARVLNVCAQLRDLKLGKEVHGQVLKKKFEMIPFISSEIMKMYGSCQSVLTAKSIFSSIPVKGSMTWTAIIEAYGINHMYRDAINLFDQMISEGFTPNEFTFWAVLHICNQAGFADDAYRIFNQMSVDHKMRASGESYSLVIGLLEREGRLEESQKLKWMSTSLS, from the coding sequence ATGCAAGTCACCTCTCTGTCGTTGCCTCCCTTGCGGTTTCAAGTTGTTCAATCAAAGATCAAGGATAAAAGTCGGAAACACAAGAGCGATCACTCTTCCAGTTATGGAGTATCAAGAAAATCACCTAAAGGAACCCTCCCAGTTAAACGCGGTCGAAATACTATAAAACCGTTTTCTGAGGAGGATGTATTCCCTTCTTCGTTACCGCTGCACACAAGAAACCCCCATGCGATTTACAAAGACATCCAAAGATTTGCAAGACAAAACAAGCTCAAAGAAGCGCTCACCATCTTGGATTACATGGACCAACAAGGCATTCCCATCAATGTCACCACTTTCTCTTCCCTTATTGCTACTTGTGTTCGATCAAAATCTTTAGCTGAAGGAAAGCAGATTCATGCCCATATTAGAATAAATGGGCTTGACAGCAATgaattcttgagaacaaaactTGTGAACATGTACACATCTTGTGGTTCTATTGAAGatgcaaaaatgatttttgacacGTGCTCCAGCAAGACTGTTTATCCATACAATGCGTTGATCAGAGGTGCTGTTATTTCTGGAAGGCGGCGGTATCTTGATGTCATCTCTACTTTCTCGGAGATGCGGGAAATAGGTGTCGAGTGCAATGAATATACTTTTTCATCCATGATAAAAAGTTTTGCTGGTGCATCAGCTCTTAGACAGGGTTTGAGAACTCATGCTCTTCTAATAAAGAATGGTTTTATAGATAGTAGCCTTTTGAGGACAAGTTTGATTGATATGTACTTTAAATGTGGCAAAGTTAAGTTGGCTCGCCAAGTATTTGAAGAGATTGATGAGAGAGATGTTGTTGTATGGGGGGCAATGATTGCAGGTTTTGCACATAACAGATTGCAAATGGAAGCCATAGAGTATACGAAAATCATGATTCGTGAAGGGATTACTCCAAATTCAGTTATATTGACAACAATTCTGCCTGTGATTGGGGTGTTACAAGCAAGACTATTGGGCCAGGAGGTTCATGCCTATGTGCTGAAGACAAGGAGTTATTCGAAGCAACTGTTCATACAATCTGGATTGATTGATATGTATTGCAAGTGTGGTGACATGGGATCTGGAAGACAGGTTTTTTATGGTTCACCAGAGAGAAATGCTGTTTCTTGGACAGCTCTAATGTCAGGATATATCTCAAACGGGAGGCTCGAGCAGGCCTTGAGATCAATTGTGTGGATGCAGCAAGAAGGTTGCAGGCCTGATATTGTCACAATTGCCACTGTTTTGCCAGTTTGTGCCCAGTTAAAGAACTTAAAACATGGAAAGGAGATTCATGCTTATGCTGCGAAGAATGGATTTGTCAACAATGTGTCTGTGACTACTTCCTTGATTGTGATGTACTCAAAATGCGGAATCTTGAATTATTCATTCAAGTTATTTGAAGGCATGCCACAGAGAAATGTGATCTCCTGGACAGCAATGATTGACTCATGTGCAGAGAGTGGGTTTCTCTATGAGGCTTTGGATGTGTTTAGAGCTATGCAGTTGTCGAAGCATAGGCCAGACTCCGTTGCATTGGCAAGGGTGTTGAATGTTTGTGCCCAACTTAGAGATTTGAAACTCGGGAAGGAGGTCCATGGACaggttttgaagaaaaaatttgaGATGATCCCTTTCATTTCTTCAGAAATAATGAAAATGTACGGAAGTTGCCAATCAGTTCTTACTGCAAAGTCCATATTTAGTTCAATCCCTGTCAAGGGTTCAATGACTTGGACTGCCATCATTGAGGCATATGGAATTAATCACATGTATCGAGATGCAATTAATCTTTTTGACCAGATGATATCTGAGGGTTTCACTCCAAATGAGTTCACTTTCTGGGCAGTACTACATATATGCAACCAAGCTGGATTTGCAGATGATGCTTACCGAATCTTTAACCAAATGTCTGTGGACCATAAAATGAGGGCATCTGGAGAATCTTACTCTTTAGTAATTGGACTTCTTGAACGTGAGGGTCGTTTAGAGGAATCTCAGAAGCTTAAATGGATGAGCACTTCATTGTCATGA
- the LOC104438250 gene encoding uncharacterized protein LOC104438250, which yields MARVSSSMAMAESISWYCALLVALMLALSCCDPGEPSLAELGAAVRERHREINRPCDEIYVVREGETLQTIGDKCGDPYIVERNPHIHDPDDVFPGLVIKITSSHRR from the coding sequence ATGGCTCGTGTTTCTTCGTCGATGGCCATGGCGGAGAGCATATCGTGGTACTGCGCGCTGCTCGTGGCGCTGATGCTGGCGCTGAGCTGCTGCGACCCGGGCGAGCCGTCGCTGGCTGAGTTGGGGGCTGCGGTCCGGGAGAGGCATCGGGAAATTAACAGGCCGTGCGACGAGATCTACGTGGTCCGGGAAGGCGAGACCCTGCAAACCATTGGCGACAAGTGCGGGGACCCGTACATCGTCGAACGGAACCCGCATATCCACGACCCGGACGACGTCTTCCCCGGTCTGGTCATCAAGATCACCTCCTCCCACAGGAGGTAG
- the LOC104438231 gene encoding uridine nucleosidase 1, which translates to MDGAVANGGDALGPEKLVIDTDPGIDDSMAIFMAFQAPEVEILGFTTIFGNATTEAATRNALLLCEIAGRPDVPVAEGSHEPLKGGKPCVADFVHGSDGIGNICLPPPKAKKVEKSASEFLVDKVSEFPGQVSVLALGPLTNLALAIKRDASFASKVKKIVVLGGSFFALGNVNPAAEANIFGDPEAADIVFTSGAEIAVVGINITTQVKLTDADLLDLKLSKAKHAQILSDMCMFYRDWHVKSDGFHGIFPHDPVCFLALVRPDLFTFKCGVVRVETQGICTGHTLMDQGLKKWNSSNPWSDYTPVSVAWTVNVDEVVGCIKKYLMK; encoded by the exons atggACGGCGCGGTTGCCAACGGCGGCGATGCTCTCGGCCCCGAGAAGCTCGTTATCGACACTGATCCCGGGATCG ATGATAGCATGGCAATCTTCATGGCATTTCAAGCTCCTGAggtggagatcttgggattcaCGACCATATTTGGAAATGCTACCACAGAAGCTGCCACTCGCAATGCCTTGCTTTTG TGTGAGATAGCTGGACGTCCTGATGTTCCTGTAGCCGAAGGTAGCCATGAGCCTCTAAAG GGGGGAAAGCCGTGTGTTGCTGACTTTGTCCACGGTTCTGATGGTATTGGCAACATATGTTTACCTCCTCCCAAAGCAAAGAAGGTTGAGAAGAGTGCCTCAGAGTTTTTAGTTGATAAGGTCTCTGAGTTTCCGGGTCAAGTATCTGTACTTGCACTTGGACCTCTGACAAACTTAGCCTTG GCAATCAAAAGGGATGCTTCCTTTGCAAGCAAGGTGAAGAAAATTGTTGTGCTTGGTGGTTCTTTCTTTGCGTTGGGAAATGTCAATCCTGCTGCAGAAGCAAAC ATTTTCGGGGATCCAGAAGCAGCTGATATTGTGTTTACTTCGGGGGCTGAAATTGCTGTTGTGGGGATAAACATCACAACCCAAGTGAAACTAACAG ATGCCGACCTGCTTGATTTAAAGCTATCAAAGGCAAAGCATGCTCAAATTCTCAGTGATATGTGCATGTTTTACAGAGATTGGCATGTTAAGTCCGATGGGTTCCATG GAATTTTCCCTCATGACCCAGTCTGTTTCTTGGCGCTAGTTCGCCCTGATCTTTTCACTTTTAAATGCGGAGTTGTGAGGGTGGAGACTCAAGGAATCTGCACGGGCCATACCTTGATGGATCAAGGTCTAAAGAA ATGGAACTCGAGCAACCCCTGGTCGGACTATACTCCTGTTTCGGTCGCGTGGACGGTCAATGTGGATGAGGTTGTTGGCTGCATCAAGAAGTATCTGATGAAATAG